From the genome of Roseivivax sp. THAF197b:
TCACGCCGAGCTTCACCGCCTGCGCCTGACGCGACAGCGCGATGTTGCAGGGTGCGGCCTCGTTCCAGCAGGTCGCAACACCGACGAGCGGCTGGTGGATCTCCTCCTCCGACATGCCCATGGCGTAGTAATAGGACCGGTGCGGCGCGCGCGAGGGGCCCTCGGTCACGTGGCGGCTGGGCAGTTTGGTCTTGTCGAAGGGGCGCTTGAGCATGGTGTCCTCCCGGGCGGAATATGCGGCTCTTTGCGACGGGCATACAAAAGCGCCTGCCGCTTCACAAGAAGCAAGGCGGGATCATGCCGGACGTGTCAGGGCGCGAATGGTGCGCCTGGCCCTGCTCTTGGTTCATCTTCGGCGCCGGATGGCCGACTTGTGCGCCGCTCTTCCGCCGCGCGATGTTTTGGACGAGCGCACGCCACGGCACGAGCGGATTACGCACGACACCTTTGCGCAGCGACCAAGACAAGCAGGGCCTGAGACGCGCCGCTACCACATCCGCGGCTGCGCGCGCTCCTCGTATCCGTCGTCATGGGCCGCACCGCCCATCGCCCCGTCCGAGGCTTCGGCGATCAGCGTGCCCATGCTGGGCACCATGTCTCCGTCATCGCGCGACCAGAGACCCGAGCGCATGATGGATTTCGGGCATTGCCCGTAGGCTTCGGCGATCTCGATGACGATCACGCATTTGGGGTGTTTGCCGCGTTGCGCGAACCGCTCCCGCATGGCCGGGTCGTCGGTCAGGAAGGCCGTGCCGTTCACCCGCAGGATCGTCTTGCAGCCGGGCACCATGAACATCAGCGCGACGCGCGGATCCCGGACGATGTTGCGCAGGCTGTCGAGTCGGTTGTTCCCCTGCCAATCCGGCATCAGGAGCGTGTGGTCATCGGCGATCTGCACAACGGGGCCATCATCCCCGCGCGGGCTGCCGTCATTGCCCTCGGGTCCGACGGTCGAGAGCACGCAGAACCGCGCGGCTTCGATCCATTGGCGATGCGCGGGGCCAAGCTTCGTCATCACCTTGCCAAGCGAGGCCGGGACCGGTGCCTCGTAAAGCGCCTCGAGCGCCGCGATGCTGTCAATCTTTTGCATAGTCGACCCCCGCCTCATCGAGCAGCCGGTTCGAAGCGGTCTCGACCTCGGCCTCCAGCGTCTTGAGGAACGCGTCCTTCGGCAGACCCGCCTCGATCCGCGGCAGGAACTCCACGACCGCGACGCCAGGCTTGCGGTAGATGCCCTTGCGCTGCCAGTAGACGCCCGCATTCGTGGCGACGGGCACGCAATCCTGACCGATCTCGCTGAACAGGACGGCGGTGCCCACCTTGTAGGGCGCCTTGACGCCCGGCGGCACGCGCGTGCCCTGCGAATAGATGATCAGCTGGCCGGGCTTGGCGCGGCCCTTGGCGACATCGGCGACCATCTTCTTGATGGCCTGACCGCGCTTGCCGCGATCGACGGGCACGCAGCCGATACGAAGCCCGTATTGGCCGATGATGGGCGCGAACATGAGCTCGCGCTTCATGATGAACTTGCCCGCCGGGATCGCGTAGAAGATCAGGATGATATCCAGAAAGCTTTGATGCTTGGCCGCGATCATCACCTCGTCGATGGGTGGATTGCCCCGGATCTCATAGCGCAGGCCGATCATCCAGCGCGCGGTCCAGAGGGTGAACCGACACCAGGTCTTGCAGGCCGAGCGGGCGCCGCGCTCCGAAAAGACCGCCCAGGGGAACCACAAAAGGCCGATCACGGCCATGGCGATATAAATGACGATGATATGCGCGAGAGAGCGCAGCCACTGGATCGCGTAGGCCATCAGGCAAGCTCCTCAAGGACACGTTTGGCCGAAGCGCGGGTGGCCAGAAGGGCGACCAGCGCGGCAAGGGGCGGCACCAGAAGGGGCCAGATCCAGCCCGCGCCGCGAAAGCCCAGACCGGTCAGCACACCCGCCGCATCGCCGGTATCGGGCATCAGCGTGACCGCGATCATGCCGAGAAGGACGCCCGCTGCTGCACCGCCCAGCGCCCGCAAGGTGAAGCGGCGCACGAAGGCCCCGGCGATATAGGCATCGGTCGCGCCCACGAGGCGCAGCACCGCGATGACCTGCGCATTGGCCGCAAGGGCCGCATTGGCCGCCAGCGTCACCATCGCCGCAAGCGCGCCGAAGATCAGCACCAGCGCGGTCCAGCCCAGAAGCCGCAAGCCGCCTGCCGCCTCGAGAAGCGGCTCACGCCAGCGGGCGTGATCGTCCAGCACCGCCCCCGGCACCTCGGCCTGAAGGCGCAGGCGCAGACCGGCGGGATCCAGCCCCTCCTCGGTCTCGGTCACCTCGATCAGCTGCGGCACCGGCAGGTCGTCCAGCGGCAGGTCGGTGCCGAACCACGGCTCCAGCAGGCCGCGCTGTTCGGCCTCGTCAAGCGCGCGGGCAGAGGCCACGCCGGGTGTCGTTTCCAAAAGCGCGAGAGCGGCGGCCGTCTGGCGGGCCATCTCCTCGGCCGGGGCGGAAATGCGGATCGTGGCCGAACGCGCAAGCTCCTCGCCCCAACGCTCCGCGAGGCGCCCGGCCGCCAGAGACAGCGCAAGGGCGAAGACCGCGAGGAACGCCATCGCGGCGGCGGAAAAGAGCGTGAGCTGAACCGTGAACCCCGCAGGCGGCACGACCCGGTCCGCGCCTGCATCGCGCGACAGCACCGTGCGGAGATCGGACAGGAGCGCCTTCACAGATCCGCCCCCGCCGAGATGAGCCGCCGGTTCGAGATGCGCAGCACCCGCGCCTGCACATGCGCCTTGGCCGCGCGGATAAGGCTCAGATCGTGGGTGGCGATCATCACCGCCTTGCCCATGCGATTGAGCTCGATCAGGAGCCGCAACAGGCGTTGCGACATCTCCCAGTCGACATTGCCGGTAGGCTCGTCGGCAAGGATCACGTCGGGCGACATGATGACCGCACGGGCCAGTGCGGCGCGCTGCCGCTCCCCGCCCGAAAGCTCGGGCGGCAGGGCATTGGCGCGGTTCGTGAGGCCAACCCAGGTCATCAATTCCTGCAGATCGCCCTGATGCGCCCCGGCCTCGTCGCCGGACACGGCCAGCGGCAGGGCCACGTTCTCGGCCACGGGCAGGTGATCGAGGAACCGGCAATCCTGATGCACCACGCCGATCCGCCTGCGCGCCATGGCCACGCCATCGCGACCCATCTGGGTGACGTCCTGATCGAACAGGCGCACATGGCCGGCCGTGGGCATCAGCGCGCCATAACAGAGCTTCATCAGCGTGGTCTTGCCCGCCCCCGAGGGCCCGGTCAGGAAATGGAACGACCCCGGCGGCAAAGCCAGCGAGATATCGGACAGAAGCTCTCCGCCGCCATAGCTGTACGCCACCTTGTCGAACTCGATCACGCAGGGCCCCCTTCGGATTGCGCGATGTTGTGCCCGAGCATCGGCATGGTTTCAATCCATGGCTGTGACGAAAACGTCTTTTAACACATGCCGCAGCAGCTTATTGTTGCCAAAACAAGGGGTTTTCGGGTGGCAAAAGACAAGCGGAGCAAGCAATGCGGCTGACCTGCCCAAATTGCAACGCGCA
Proteins encoded in this window:
- a CDS encoding pyridoxamine 5'-phosphate oxidase family protein — translated: MQKIDSIAALEALYEAPVPASLGKVMTKLGPAHRQWIEAARFCVLSTVGPEGNDGSPRGDDGPVVQIADDHTLLMPDWQGNNRLDSLRNIVRDPRVALMFMVPGCKTILRVNGTAFLTDDPAMRERFAQRGKHPKCVIVIEIAEAYGQCPKSIMRSGLWSRDDGDMVPSMGTLIAEASDGAMGGAAHDDGYEERAQPRMW
- a CDS encoding 1-acyl-sn-glycerol-3-phosphate acyltransferase, which produces MAYAIQWLRSLAHIIVIYIAMAVIGLLWFPWAVFSERGARSACKTWCRFTLWTARWMIGLRYEIRGNPPIDEVMIAAKHQSFLDIILIFYAIPAGKFIMKRELMFAPIIGQYGLRIGCVPVDRGKRGQAIKKMVADVAKGRAKPGQLIIYSQGTRVPPGVKAPYKVGTAVLFSEIGQDCVPVATNAGVYWQRKGIYRKPGVAVVEFLPRIEAGLPKDAFLKTLEAEVETASNRLLDEAGVDYAKD
- a CDS encoding ABC transporter permease, yielding MKALLSDLRTVLSRDAGADRVVPPAGFTVQLTLFSAAAMAFLAVFALALSLAAGRLAERWGEELARSATIRISAPAEEMARQTAAALALLETTPGVASARALDEAEQRGLLEPWFGTDLPLDDLPVPQLIEVTETEEGLDPAGLRLRLQAEVPGAVLDDHARWREPLLEAAGGLRLLGWTALVLIFGALAAMVTLAANAALAANAQVIAVLRLVGATDAYIAGAFVRRFTLRALGGAAAGVLLGMIAVTLMPDTGDAAGVLTGLGFRGAGWIWPLLVPPLAALVALLATRASAKRVLEELA
- a CDS encoding cell division ATP-binding protein FtsE produces the protein MIEFDKVAYSYGGGELLSDISLALPPGSFHFLTGPSGAGKTTLMKLCYGALMPTAGHVRLFDQDVTQMGRDGVAMARRRIGVVHQDCRFLDHLPVAENVALPLAVSGDEAGAHQGDLQELMTWVGLTNRANALPPELSGGERQRAALARAVIMSPDVILADEPTGNVDWEMSQRLLRLLIELNRMGKAVMIATHDLSLIRAAKAHVQARVLRISNRRLISAGADL